One Manihot esculenta cultivar AM560-2 chromosome 18, M.esculenta_v8, whole genome shotgun sequence genomic window carries:
- the LOC110605802 gene encoding uncharacterized protein LOC110605802 isoform X2, translating into MGSNWRWRRWLLVLCTIIVSGGASKPEEPLVTRIAFGSCANQSAPQPIWNAIIDFDPQLFIWLGDNIYGDVRRPFKLFGKERTIGPWKNVPRFVPSSQQEMESRYHKAKTIPGYSRLPQTAKVIGTWDDHDYGLNDAGKEFSRKVNNQRLLLNFLDEPQDSPRRKQEGVYASYIFGPTNRQIKVILLDTRYHRDPLRSDGSVLGSSQWAWLEKELNGPKTTITIIGSSVQVISNLSATTGPLFYLESWGRFPKERNRLFKLILDSKREGIFFISGDVHFGEIYRYDCATGYPLYDVTSSGLSQAVEKAVPGSLSLIVRFVAWLTPTTMRVMNQNCRFRSCTYGQPNFRAIEIDWSTTPVTLKLEVRDVNGYPVTGVKFPLLELQSLSMNSVPSIKLGTHRRHCTLEVNLPWIVRYRLAILFYFSVTACRQCFPKCKFD; encoded by the exons ATGGGCAGCAATTGGCGGTGGAGAAGGTGGTTGCTGGTACTATGTACAATAATTGTAAGCGGCGGCGCTTCTAAACCGGAAGAACCTCTCGTCACGCGAATTGCTTTTGGATCATGCGCCAACCAAAGTGCCCCTCAG CCAATCTGGAATGCAATAATAGATTTTGATCCCCAACTTTTTATTTGGCTCGGTGACAACATTTATGGAGACGTTAGACGCCCTTTTAAACTCTTCGGAAAGGAAAGGACAATTGGGCCATGGAAGAATGTTCCCAGGTTTGTCCCTTCTTCTCAGCAGGAAATGGAGTCCAGATACCATAAAGCTAAGACTATTCCTGGCTATTCTCGACTTCCACAGACTGCTAAG GTAATTGGCACCTGGGATGACCATGATTATGGATTAAATGATGCTGGAAAAGAATTTAGTAGGAAAGTCAACAACCAGAGACTTCTCCTCAATTTCTTAGATGAACCTCAAGACAGTCCTCG GCGCAAACAGGAAGGTGTATATGCGTCTTATATTTTTGGCCCAACAAACAGGCAAATTAAG GTTATTCTCTTAGATACAAGATACCACAGAGACCCCTTGCGTAGTGATGGAAGTGTGCTGGGAAGTTCTCAGTGGGCATGGCTAGAGAAAGAGTTGAATGGACCAAAAACAACCATCACCATTATTGGATCTTCCGTTCAG GTTATATCAAATCTTTCAGCAACCACTGGTCCATTGTTTTATTTGGAGTCGTGGGGACGTTTTCCAAAGGAGAGGAATCGCCTGTTTAAATTAATACTAGATAGTAAG AGAGAAGGCATCTTTTTTATTAGTGGAGATGTTCATTTTGGAGAAATCTATCGGTATGACTGTGCTACAGGATATCCACTGTATGATGTGACCTCAAGTGGACTTTCCCAAGCCGTTGAGAAGGCAGTTCCAGGGTCATTAAGTTTAATTGTGAGATTCGTGGCATGGTTGACACCAACTACAATGAGAGTAATGAACCAAAACTGCAGATTCAGGTCATGTACATATG GCCAACCCAATTTCAGAGCAATTGAAATAGACTGGAGTACAACTCCTGTGACCTTGAAGCTTGAAGTGAGAGACGTGAATGGATACCCTGTGACTGGTGTAAAGTTTCCATTGTTGGAGCTGCAATCACTTAGCATGAACTCTGTGCCATCCATTAAATTAGGAACGCATAGAAGGCATTGTACTCTTGAAGTAAATTTACCATGGATTGTCAGATATCGCCtggcaattttattttatttctctgtGACTG CATGCAGGCAATGCTTCCCCAAGTGCAAGTTTGATTGA
- the LOC110605802 gene encoding uncharacterized protein LOC110605802 isoform X1, with product MGSNWRWRRWLLVLCTIIVSGGASKPEEPLVTRIAFGSCANQSAPQPIWNAIIDFDPQLFIWLGDNIYGDVRRPFKLFGKERTIGPWKNVPRFVPSSQQEMESRYHKAKTIPGYSRLPQTAKVIGTWDDHDYGLNDAGKEFSRKVNNQRLLLNFLDEPQDSPRRKQEGVYASYIFGPTNRQIKVILLDTRYHRDPLRSDGSVLGSSQWAWLEKELNGPKTTITIIGSSVQVISNLSATTGPLFYLESWGRFPKERNRLFKLILDSKREGIFFISGDVHFGEIYRYDCATGYPLYDVTSSGLSQAVEKAVPGSLSLIVRFVAWLTPTTMRVMNQNCRFRSCTYGQPNFRAIEIDWSTTPVTLKLEVRDVNGYPVTGVKFPLLELQSLSMNSVPSIKLGTHRRHCTLEVNLPWIVRYRLAILFYFSVTVLLLAVIGLMYAFVSACRQCFPKCKFD from the exons ATGGGCAGCAATTGGCGGTGGAGAAGGTGGTTGCTGGTACTATGTACAATAATTGTAAGCGGCGGCGCTTCTAAACCGGAAGAACCTCTCGTCACGCGAATTGCTTTTGGATCATGCGCCAACCAAAGTGCCCCTCAG CCAATCTGGAATGCAATAATAGATTTTGATCCCCAACTTTTTATTTGGCTCGGTGACAACATTTATGGAGACGTTAGACGCCCTTTTAAACTCTTCGGAAAGGAAAGGACAATTGGGCCATGGAAGAATGTTCCCAGGTTTGTCCCTTCTTCTCAGCAGGAAATGGAGTCCAGATACCATAAAGCTAAGACTATTCCTGGCTATTCTCGACTTCCACAGACTGCTAAG GTAATTGGCACCTGGGATGACCATGATTATGGATTAAATGATGCTGGAAAAGAATTTAGTAGGAAAGTCAACAACCAGAGACTTCTCCTCAATTTCTTAGATGAACCTCAAGACAGTCCTCG GCGCAAACAGGAAGGTGTATATGCGTCTTATATTTTTGGCCCAACAAACAGGCAAATTAAG GTTATTCTCTTAGATACAAGATACCACAGAGACCCCTTGCGTAGTGATGGAAGTGTGCTGGGAAGTTCTCAGTGGGCATGGCTAGAGAAAGAGTTGAATGGACCAAAAACAACCATCACCATTATTGGATCTTCCGTTCAG GTTATATCAAATCTTTCAGCAACCACTGGTCCATTGTTTTATTTGGAGTCGTGGGGACGTTTTCCAAAGGAGAGGAATCGCCTGTTTAAATTAATACTAGATAGTAAG AGAGAAGGCATCTTTTTTATTAGTGGAGATGTTCATTTTGGAGAAATCTATCGGTATGACTGTGCTACAGGATATCCACTGTATGATGTGACCTCAAGTGGACTTTCCCAAGCCGTTGAGAAGGCAGTTCCAGGGTCATTAAGTTTAATTGTGAGATTCGTGGCATGGTTGACACCAACTACAATGAGAGTAATGAACCAAAACTGCAGATTCAGGTCATGTACATATG GCCAACCCAATTTCAGAGCAATTGAAATAGACTGGAGTACAACTCCTGTGACCTTGAAGCTTGAAGTGAGAGACGTGAATGGATACCCTGTGACTGGTGTAAAGTTTCCATTGTTGGAGCTGCAATCACTTAGCATGAACTCTGTGCCATCCATTAAATTAGGAACGCATAGAAGGCATTGTACTCTTGAAGTAAATTTACCATGGATTGTCAGATATCGCCtggcaattttattttatttctctgtGACTG TGTTGCTGCTTGCTGTGATAGGACTAATGTATGCATTTGTATCAGCATGCAGGCAATGCTTCCCCAAGTGCAAGTTTGATTGA